AGATTGCTAACTAATAGCCGATGAGGATTTCTAAGGAGTCCAACTTTTTAAAATTGttattttctaattattaaacaGTTTCACTTTAGCTGGAGTGTGAGGTGGTGAAAGGGTTTAAAATTTTTAGGACCATTTATGGTAGGTATATATAAGACACTTGTTGACTGCACGTATTACAAATGTCCGCTTTACCCTTTATTGATTAATATGCCTGGGTGAAAGATTCAGTAGGACGCATGTTATAGGCATGGCAAGTGCGCAAATGAATTTGTAGTTGTTCACTCTATTTCCTTCCAagttttcatttgttttcaGTTTTTGAATGGAAAGATTAGCTTTCCTTTTTGTAAGTTCAGGCCTGTCACTAAAGTATAATGAGATTGCAAACCACTTTGCTGATTGTTTATAACGTGCACTGCTACAATAAACCAGGTTACGGGTATTAATGGTATTAATCCAATTTTTTATGAGATAGGCTTCAAATGTTTCCATACTCACATTTGCCAATTAGGCATGATTATGAAACgttttttttggtttctgatGGTTCTTTCAATTgttcttttttcatttcttcctaTAGAAGTTGCAGAAAATACCAAGTACTTCAGTTAATGTGCCAAAACCTTAGGTTTCAACACTCCTGTGAAGGGTTACCAAGCCTTCCATATCAAATCAGGGTGAAGCTAGTTTTATGTCAGAGTATTGTTATTTGGTTCTTTGATATATTGTTATTTACTGCCCAAATAATTTTTGGTTTGCCAGTTCTCTGGGGGCAAGTACACTGTTTTTGATAGATTGGAGGGAGTTGAGAGAAATTGTGAATCCAGGTACTTCTTAAAAAAGTTTCGTAGTTGGAGGGAGTTAAGAAAGTTCTTTTGCTAACCTACCATATGTTTTATAGTTGTGTGTTACAATCTGGAATTGAACTTTTGCCGGTCTTTCCTTTTTGATATTATTCTGTTTTATACTTTTGGATTAGTTTCTTATTACTCAAATGTCTAGAAACACCTGGAGATGTGAAGATTTCTGTTCTGGATATGTCTAGAACACTTGGGAGTCGGTGCTAACATTTCTGTTTGATACTTTTTGGTATCTTTACTTTAGAAGAATTCCGTGAGTATTTGGTTGTCTTTCTATTAATCTCATTGAAATTAGTTTTCTTATCTAAGTAAATTATTTTAGGCAAAAATCAGTATAGTTTAGGTAGAACTATCTTGTAGATGCCTAatgaagctttttttttttttttataaattagaATATATGTGAACATGGATAAAAGATGGATGAGTATGTCACGATCAAGTGATGAGTATAAAGCTGGTTTAGAAGATTTTAGGTTTAGGAGTTACACAATCTGATTTGTGGGGCGATATACCAAGTCGTTCAACATGTTTTCGCTTGGTTATGGAACAAAGCGCTGCGATGTCAAAAATGGAGCGAAGAATTCAGCAACTAGAATCAATTCAACAAGGAAGATCACAAGGACAAATTTCGCCATCTTCGCAAAGACATACTTCACAGTCATCAAATGCTATTTCTCGGCCAATAAAAGTAATAAACAGTTCAATAATGACCTTCTTTACATGCTGCGTTCACAAATGATTTTCATGAACATGTTTGTAATTGCTATATGTTAATTGTTGAGATTCTTGTTTTGGATATCATTATTGATTGTAATGGACTACACTTTGATTTTGGTACTTGTTGTGGCTGTCATTTTGGGTTGGTTCTTGTGATACTGTGTATTAAATATCTGTTCAAGACTTGCTCTCTTATATGTGGTTATATGTTTTATAAAATTTGTTTTCAAGGTTGGGGATAAAGTTACAATAAGAAGCATGGTTGATTCGTCCAAAATTTGTGCTGTTGGTGTGGTTAGAAATTTGGATCCAACTGCTGAAGTTGGTGACATACCTTTGGGATCACATTGGTGTGAAATTCATGTGAATGTGCCTGTGGAGAATGATGAAGAGCTAATGAGGCCATACCATAATTTTCTCAAGATTGGAGATGCAATTGGAGTAGCTGTTGCTTGGCCAATAAACCTGGTAATCTTTTTATCTTATCTTTATCATTTGGTTAACTtagcttttatttattttctaacattAAAACTGTAAAAGAAGAGCTGTAGATGTGATTGTAACTTCTATTTCTTGGTTTATGACACTTGTAGGTGATTCTTGAAGAAAACTAAAGGATCGTCCTTGGGTCAAATGGCTATTTTTTGAAGACATTGTCAATGCTTTTTTTGTTGAGTTCTTGTTGAACTATTGCTTCTTTGATATGTATTGGCAATGCTACTGTAATACTCATAACTTTTGAAAAATCTCTGAATTGGCATGTAATTTGTTGACATAGCAGCAATGTCAGTTGCTTGGATCAATGCAGTACTTTTGCACCATTTTGGCTACTTGTATTGCAGTGATTACTATGAAAATGTAAATCGCCTTGGTTTTCCTTTATAAGGTGGTAGTAATAACTTTATTATTGCAAAAATTAGAATCTATATTGTGTAGGCAGGATGAAATGTGATTCTACTTTTGGGTATAAAACCTCGGATGGGATACAGGGCTAATGCAATATGATGTATTGACACTTAAAAGTGTCACCACTTCGAGTTTTGCGGTTCATaatattcacaaaat
The window above is part of the Coffea eugenioides isolate CCC68of unplaced genomic scaffold, Ceug_1.0 ScVebR1_2121;HRSCAF=3093, whole genome shotgun sequence genome. Proteins encoded here:
- the LOC113756249 gene encoding uncharacterized protein LOC113756249; the encoded protein is MEQSAAMSKMERRIQQLESIQQGRSQGQISPSSQRHTSQSSNAISRPIKVGDKVTIRSMVDSSKICAVGVVRNLDPTAEVGDIPLGSHWCEIHVNVPVENDEELMRPYHNFLKIGDAIGVAVAWPINLVILEEN